The Leifsonia williamsii genome includes a region encoding these proteins:
- a CDS encoding SDR family NAD(P)-dependent oxidoreductase — translation MSASSAGGLGLGPEVEAALAEITRVSRALGGDAALVLHGGGNTSIKAVGRDVTGEEVELVLVKGSGWDLGSIEPAGFAPLRRDRLRRLLRLEELSDSRMVNEVRQASLDASAPTASIEALLHAHLPARVVLHSHADAIVALTDQPDGVQRAADVLGDGVHVLPYVMPGFPLARAVAEAPLDGVDALVLANHGLFTFADDPDEALRRHLELVERASASFGAREWGAPGTPIDRAGSPVELATLRREISRAAGRPLVLRQSSSSRALAYAQRPDLASVTARGTATPEHVIRTKRSPLIGRDVDAYADAYAAYVDAHRDRIPGAIEPIDPAPRVVLDPHLGLLTAGVSRSAADAVHDIALHTMDIVEAADAQAGYRSLDEALTFDIEYWELEQARLRAGASGRPLDGEVALVTGAASGIGRSAAASLLAQGASVIGVDLSAAVESAFAGPPWRGVVGDVSDPAVLDRALEVAARDFGGLDILVVAAGIFPASEPLASFADEVWERSLRVNTTAVARALRAAHPLLALAPRGGRVVLVSTKNVAAPGPGAAAYSASKTGAAQLARVAALEWAADGIRVNQVEPDAVFDTAIWTPELLAERAARYGLTVEEYRTRNLLGVEVTSALVAEAVLAFAAGLPATTGAHLSVDGGNDRVV, via the coding sequence ATGAGTGCGTCGAGTGCTGGGGGCCTGGGCCTTGGACCGGAGGTGGAGGCCGCCCTCGCCGAGATCACGCGCGTCTCGCGGGCGCTCGGCGGCGACGCCGCGCTCGTCCTGCACGGCGGCGGCAACACCTCCATCAAGGCGGTCGGCCGCGATGTGACCGGCGAGGAGGTCGAGCTCGTCCTCGTCAAGGGCAGCGGCTGGGATCTCGGCTCGATCGAGCCCGCCGGCTTCGCTCCGCTGCGCCGCGACCGCCTCCGGCGGCTGCTGCGCCTGGAGGAGCTGTCCGACAGCCGCATGGTCAACGAGGTGCGCCAGGCGTCGCTCGACGCATCGGCGCCCACCGCCTCCATCGAGGCCCTGCTGCACGCGCACCTCCCCGCCCGCGTCGTGCTGCACTCCCACGCCGACGCCATCGTGGCCCTCACCGACCAGCCAGACGGCGTGCAGCGCGCGGCGGACGTGCTCGGCGACGGCGTGCACGTGCTGCCGTACGTGATGCCAGGGTTCCCGCTCGCGCGGGCCGTGGCGGAGGCTCCGCTCGACGGCGTCGACGCCCTCGTGCTCGCCAATCACGGCCTCTTCACCTTCGCCGACGACCCTGACGAGGCGCTGCGGCGCCACCTCGAACTGGTCGAGCGCGCGTCGGCGTCGTTCGGGGCGCGGGAGTGGGGCGCCCCCGGCACCCCCATCGACCGCGCCGGTTCGCCCGTCGAGCTGGCCACCTTGCGCCGTGAGATCTCGCGCGCCGCCGGTCGCCCGCTGGTCCTCCGCCAGTCCTCGTCGTCGCGCGCGCTCGCGTACGCGCAGCGCCCCGACCTCGCATCGGTGACCGCGCGCGGCACAGCCACGCCTGAGCACGTCATACGCACCAAGCGATCGCCACTGATCGGGCGCGACGTCGACGCGTACGCCGACGCGTACGCCGCCTACGTGGACGCCCACCGCGATCGCATCCCCGGCGCCATCGAGCCGATCGACCCGGCGCCGCGCGTCGTCCTCGACCCGCACCTGGGCCTCCTCACCGCCGGCGTCTCGCGCTCGGCCGCCGACGCCGTGCACGACATCGCCCTGCACACCATGGACATCGTGGAGGCCGCCGACGCTCAGGCGGGCTACCGCTCGCTCGACGAGGCCCTCACCTTCGACATCGAGTACTGGGAGCTGGAGCAGGCCCGCCTGCGCGCCGGCGCCTCCGGCCGCCCGCTCGACGGCGAGGTGGCGCTGGTCACCGGCGCCGCCTCCGGCATCGGCCGGTCCGCCGCCGCTTCACTGCTGGCCCAGGGGGCGTCCGTCATCGGGGTCGACCTGAGCGCGGCGGTCGAGTCGGCGTTCGCCGGGCCCCCGTGGCGCGGCGTCGTCGGCGACGTCTCCGACCCGGCCGTGCTCGACCGGGCGCTGGAGGTCGCGGCGCGCGATTTCGGAGGTCTCGACATCCTCGTGGTCGCCGCCGGGATCTTCCCCGCGAGCGAGCCGCTGGCCTCCTTCGCCGACGAGGTGTGGGAGCGTTCGCTGCGGGTGAACACGACGGCGGTCGCGCGCGCCCTGCGCGCCGCGCACCCGCTGCTCGCCCTCGCGCCGCGCGGAGGCCGGGTCGTGCTCGTCTCGACCAAGAACGTCGCAGCCCCCGGCCCGGGTGCGGCGGCCTACTCGGCGAGCAAGACCGGGGCGGCCCAGCTCGCCCGCGTCGCCGCACTCGAGTGGGCGGCCGACGGCATTCGCGTCAACCAGGTCGAGCCGGACGCGGTCTTCGACACCGCCATCTGGACCCCGGAGCTGCTCGCCGAACGCGCGGCGCGCTACGGCCTCACGGTCGAGGAGTACCGCACCCGCAACCTCCTCGGCGTCGAGGTCACGAGCGCCCTGGTGGCGGAGGCCGTCCTCGCCTTCGCCGCGGGCCTCCCGGCCACCACGGGCGCCCACCTCTCGGTCGACGGGGGGAACGACCGCGTGGTGTAG
- a CDS encoding TetR/AcrR family transcriptional regulator — translation MADEEVRRRIVDAADGLYYAKGFHAVGMDEIRDSAGVSLRKLYGEFPSKDELILAVLDKRHRMWTDGVAARVATTEGAEARLLAIYDYLADWFVDDAFRGCGFINAFGELGAADPQVAEAARTHKESFQRYVADLAREAGAGPALAPQLAILAEGAQTTAAIAGTPDAAADARAAAEVLIRAALAGSGARS, via the coding sequence ATGGCAGACGAAGAGGTGCGCCGGCGCATCGTCGACGCGGCGGACGGGCTCTACTACGCGAAGGGCTTCCACGCGGTCGGGATGGACGAGATCCGCGACAGCGCGGGTGTCTCGCTGCGCAAGCTGTACGGCGAGTTCCCGTCGAAGGACGAGCTCATCCTCGCCGTGCTCGACAAGCGGCACCGGATGTGGACCGACGGCGTCGCGGCGCGCGTCGCCACGACCGAAGGGGCGGAGGCGCGGCTCCTCGCGATCTACGACTACCTGGCGGACTGGTTCGTGGACGATGCCTTCCGCGGCTGCGGCTTCATCAACGCGTTCGGCGAGTTGGGTGCGGCCGACCCGCAGGTGGCAGAGGCGGCGCGGACGCACAAGGAGTCGTTCCAGAGGTACGTGGCCGACCTGGCTCGGGAGGCGGGGGCGGGGCCGGCGCTGGCGCCGCAGCTCGCGATCCTGGCGGAGGGCGCGCAGACGACGGCGGCGATCGCCGGGACACCGGACGCGGCGGCCGACGCGCGCGCGGCGGCCGAGGTGCTGATCCGGGCGGCGCTGGCGGGGTCGGGGGCGCGCTCCTGA